In Gammaproteobacteria bacterium, one genomic interval encodes:
- a CDS encoding beta-ketoacyl-ACP synthase III, whose product MLPVRILGTGKYLPKILITADQLDEKVGFPIGTTLRVSGVETRHFIEEETASMMGAAAAKEALTNANLTIQDIDCIICSSGTHEQAMPATAALISEQFGVLARGIPSFDVNSTCLSFLTGLDLLSYAIQQGRYRNVLIVASEISSVGLDWKDKESCTLFGDGAAAAIISKSNDHESSKIITANMETYSEGAHFTEIPGGGTRFHPRHYLDEDGRPHLFRMHGRNVYKLSIKILPDFVQQLFEAANMSMNDIKLVIPHQASVSALRLIAKHLDIPEEKLLITVKKYGNTVAASIPLALHDAITQKQIVRGDKILLVGTAAGLTVGGMIIEY is encoded by the coding sequence ATGCTTCCTGTACGCATTTTGGGTACAGGGAAGTACTTACCAAAGATATTAATTACGGCAGATCAATTAGATGAAAAAGTTGGCTTTCCCATTGGCACTACGTTGCGCGTGTCGGGCGTCGAAACTCGTCATTTTATTGAAGAAGAAACGGCATCAATGATGGGCGCTGCGGCGGCGAAAGAGGCGCTGACGAATGCTAATCTCACCATTCAAGATATTGACTGTATTATTTGTAGTAGCGGTACTCACGAACAAGCGATGCCCGCAACAGCTGCCTTAATTTCAGAACAATTCGGAGTTCTTGCAAGAGGGATTCCATCCTTTGATGTCAATTCAACGTGTTTAAGTTTTTTAACAGGATTAGATTTACTTTCTTACGCAATTCAACAAGGGCGTTATCGAAATGTGTTGATTGTTGCCAGTGAAATTTCTTCAGTCGGTTTGGATTGGAAAGATAAAGAAAGTTGCACCTTATTTGGTGATGGTGCTGCCGCAGCAATTATTAGTAAATCAAATGATCATGAAAGTTCAAAAATTATTACAGCAAACATGGAAACGTATAGTGAAGGTGCGCATTTTACTGAAATTCCAGGTGGAGGAACACGATTTCATCCTCGTCATTACTTGGATGAAGATGGTAGACCACATTTATTTCGTATGCATGGACGTAACGTTTATAAGTTATCAATAAAAATATTGCCTGATTTTGTGCAGCAATTATTTGAAGCAGCTAATATGTCAATGAATGATATAAAGCTAGTTATACCGCACCAGGCGAGTGTCTCCGCCCTTAGGTTAATTGCAAAACATTTAGATATCCCTGAAGAAAAATTACTTATTACCGTAAAAAAATACGGTAACACTGTTGCTGCTTCTATCCCATTAGCATTGCATGATGCAATCACACAGAAGCAGATTGTACGCGGCGATAAAATATTATTAGTCGGTACGGCTGCTGGATTGACAGTGGGAGGGATGATCATTGAATACTAA